The sequence ATGCAAAGTGTAAAGGGTAACCCTGACATGAGCAAAGTGTAAAGGGTAACCCTGACACCCTGACATGAGCAAAGTGTAAAGGGTAACCCTGACACCCTGACATAAGCAAAGTGTAAAGGGTAACCCTGACACCCTGACATAAGCAAAGTTGGCAGCTGAGGGTGCTGGAGTGTAATGTGCAAGTAAAGCCCTATTGGGGTGGGGGTGTCACTACCCTCACATTGTAGGACTGGGTAGCCAATAGCCATGCTTACCGCAGTGATGGAGGGACTGGGTAGCCAATAGCCATGCTTACCGCAGTACATTGTAGGACTGGGTAGCCAATAGCCATGCTTACCGCAGTACATTGTAGGACTGGGTAGCCAATAGCCATGCTTACCGCAGTGATGGAGGGACTGGGTAGCCAATAGTCATGCTTACCGCAGTGATGGAGGGACTGGGTAGCCAATAGCCATGCTTACCGCAGTACATTGTAGGACTGGGTAGCCAATAGCCATGCTTACCGCAGTGATGGAGGGACTGGGTAGCCAATAGTCATGCTTACCGCAGTGATGGAGGGACTGGGTAGCCAATAGCCATGCTTACCGCAGTACATTGTAGGACTGGGTAGCCAATAGCCATGCTTACCGCAGTGATGGAGGGACTGGGTAGCCAATAGCCATGCTTACCGCAGTGATGGAGGGACTGGGTAGCCAATAGCCATGCTTACCGCAGTGATGGAGGGCTTCTTCCCGTCCCCGGCAGGTGGGTGAGTGACGTCTGCCCCGAGGAAGATGACGGGCTGCTGGAACACTGCCGACCTGAAGAGACAACAAATGAGATGTCAGTTGACACACATCTGACCTCGTCTACCTGTCAGTTGACACACATCTGACCTCGTCTACCTGTCAGTTGACACACGTCTGACCTCGTCTACCTGTCAGTTAACACACATCTGACCTCGTCTACCTGAAGAGACAACAAATGAGATGTCAGTTAACACACATCTGACCTCGTCTACCTGTCAGTTAACACACATCTGACCTCGTCTACCTGAAGCGACAACAAATGAGATGTCAGTTAACACACATCTGACCTCGTCTACCTTTTCCTTCACTCCTGTTGTGTTGGATGATCATCACAAAGATAAGCACACCTATCAGAACTAATCTCATGACCTTTGTTCGAGATGGACTTTAACATTCCTAATGGATGAACTCGAACCACAACACGTGGGGTATACAAGTGCAGCAAGGACAGAACACTACATTGGTAACTTCCTTCAAAGGCAAACTCACAAAATGGCATGATATGTGGACACATACACCGCTAAAATGGCTATGTTATAAAGACACAGCTGTGATCATTGCCCTTGGAAATTGTCAGCCGGTtagaaattggactaatttaacatgacattttctttttaattttcttttcttttttacttatttgttcatttgttgTCTGTCGTGTATGTCTGGGTGTCACGGTTATGCTGTGTGTCAATGTATTGTATGTCAGGTTGCCTAGTAACGGGGacgctggcgtgtgtgtgtgttcagatgtgCCGCTCCTTTTGACCCATTTTTGTTTGAttaatgatttgtttgtttgttgtttaatttgtttgattaataatttgtttgtttgttgtttaatttgtttgattcatgatttgtttgtttgttgtttaatttgtttgattcaTGATTTGTTTGTTGGTCTGGCTGTGCTACTGGGTACGCTGGTGAGTCACGCAGCTCCAGTCCAGCACATCAtcgtttttgtttgattttttgtttgtaaactcggggcattgctgtaaaagagcTTAATGCTCAGTCAAATTcccgatgatgatgatgataatactATACTAATACTGATGTACTACTATTGTTTAGACTCAAAAAGTGACTACATTCCTATGTATGGAGGTAATTCACCAAAAATAAGACCTGTTCCACAGTGACATGCAAGTTGTGTGCAGCTGTACAAGAACACGTCTGCCAAGGATGACCATCTAAAGATGAAACACCCACGCGATCAGCTAGCACTAATGTTAGCACCAGCACTGTAGCGGTACATAAagactaagtataagtataagtatatatactcttttgatcccgtgagggaaatttggtctctgcatttatcccaatccatgaaatAGTGAAACACCCTcagcacagtgaacacacagtgaggtgaagcacacactaatcccggcgcagtgagctgcctgcttcaacggcggcgctcggggagcagtgaggggttaggtgcgttgctcaagggcacttcagccgtgcctactggttggggttcgaaccggcaaccctccagttacaagtccgaagcgctaaccagtaggccacagctgcccagtaggccacagctgacTAGCAGACTGCTATTATAAAAAAAACTTGTCATCTAGTAAAAATCAACCCCTTGTTGATTGTTGTGAAACCGCTACCTCAAAGTAGCTTGTAAACACTCTACAACTCAGGACAAACTCACCGTTGGTGTGGCACCAGGATGTTGTTGATGCCACCAAGCTTGACGTTGATCTTGAGGCAGAGGTTGGAGAGGGTCTGAGGTGACGTCTTCACCACGTTCTTCACCTGAACACACTGAGTGGCCATTCCCAAGAGGGTGTCCCCTACCCGCTTCACCTCAGCTAAGgggagaaaggagggagggagagagagagagagagagagagagagagagagagagagagagagagagagagagagagagagagagagagagagagagagagaaaatgcttTATCTACATGAAGAATTAGgggacattacattacaattgtCACTTTCTGCTTTTCCGTAGTTGAAATGAACTAGTTTGTGTTAAACAGCTGATCACGTATTGTTATTCAAAGAGTTGACAGTAATCATTGAGAGGAAGAAATGGACTGTACTGCTGTCCAACTGAAACTGTGAATAAGAAAAGTCTTCCCATCCCCTTACCGTAGACCGGGGTCTTGCCGGGCAGGATGACGATGATGAGCTGCAGGCCGGCGTAGGTGTTCTTCAGGTGTCGGAACATGGGCTCCACGCTGTCCGCTCCCTGTGCGTACTTACAGAAGCACGGCTGGCCCTGGATGGGCATCCCAGCGTCTTTGGAGATCTTACGCAGCTGGTCGGTGAAGTTTCTGAAATACATGGTTCCATTACATGAACAGCGAGACTTCAACCATCTCAAACACAACTAAACCAGACCACACAAGTCTAAACTCTTAACTGCAATTTTGTCTACATACTAGCTACCTGTTACAGCCTCAACCCTACAGCAACTGGCTTGTGCTTAAACTCGTTTGTCTTATGTAATGTGTACCTGGGGCTGGCTTTTACAGAGAAAATCTGCCACTGCACCACAGCTGTGTCATTGGAACTGAGGTGTCGTGAAAACTATAAGAGCAAACATTAAATCTACTGGGGTGGGAcagcttctctctcttacaGGCAGGAACAGATGGTCAGAATCACGAATGCAGAACAAATGGGGGAAAACAAATTGGCTTTAATATTTAGCACAAGCCTCAGGGAAAACATGCTGCTTTAAATGTGTACTTTTAGGAGCCCTTAAAACATGCTGCTTTAAATATGTACTTTTAGGAGCCCTTAAATATGTACTTTTAGGAGCCCTTAAAACATGCTGCTTTAAATATGTACTTTTAGGAGCCCTTAAATATGTACTTTTAGGAGCCCTTAACCCTTATATTCAAAGAGAAGAACGCAGAACGTGCAGAAGTGAGCAGGTGGCTGTGGGAGATttaaagtgagtgagtgagtgagtacagCTTACTTGAGCACTTCCTCGCGGCACTGTTTCTGTGGAGCGAAGCAGGCGATGGCCCAGACTTTGATCTCAATGCCGTTGTAGAACTGCTTCCCTCTCATGTCCCACACGCCCTGGTTTGGAGTGGCGATGGCTCGGTTCTGTAACGACAGGATGGCAAAAAGAAAGATTCACCGTCAAACAGTGGAGGGTTATTTCCCTAAAAAATGAAGCTCTGCACAGGAAGTTGTGTCTGCTCAAACCTGTCTGAACAGGGACGGAAGTAAAACTGAAATCAAAACAAGACCAGCACAGTAAGCCCCACATGCCTTGCAAACATTTTTAGAAGGGTCTGAGGTTGGCAGCTGTCCATTTTGGTTTATTTTGTGGGGAAAATATGGGGAACAGAATCTGTACAATGATAATGAAAATTAGACCACAACAGAAGATGGAGAGTTCCTCACCCGTCCACCGTACTGAAGGATCGGAGCAGGCAACACTCGTCCAGTCACCTCCGCCATGTCGTCCTTCACCTTGATGCCGAACTCTTGGATGTAGGGGTCCAGGTTGAAGTTGGCATTCTTCATCTGGGAGTAgccacacaaactcaaaaatcAGGGTCGAGCTCACATGACAGATGGAAGGGTCTGCGCTGTCACATTTTAACAACCCTTTACTGTGGATTGTAAACACTGCAACAGAGGGGCTACTTCATGGGAAGcaaattatataaataaataaataaaaatatagtgGAACTTTCTCTTCATAATATATATAGTCCATGCAAATTACAATGCTTACAATAAGGTGGAACTTTCTCTTCTTAATATATATAGTCCATGCAAAGAGAAACAGTCAATAAATGCAGTCCTAAAAAGTAGTCCTAAAAAACTAATTAGTGTTTTTGTTATGCCACTTTTTAAATCAATGACACTGAATGATTGAAAACAAGCTCTTCATTCACATAGTAATGCGCTGGGTATGGTTTATCACAAAGGACATTATGAGCTATTTCAATGACAGAGACACTGGTCACAGCTGGTGGAGTGCAAGTGGGTGTGAGACTCTCAACGAGACTACATAATTACTTCCCACCAAAACACGCTTAGTTAAAATAAGCAGTGTGTGGTCAAAGAACAGGTACAGATCAGGTTTCACTAACAGTATTTTCACCTAATACCCAACCTCTGCACTGGATCAACTACACTTAGAAATGCAGGTACACAGTGAGCAGGGCCTTCAGTAAACTCAACTCTGTTCTTTTCAGAGGCAGAGAGTAAGCAGAAATGCATATGCAAACTTAAGGATTTCAAGCTACCTTGCCCTTTTCAAAACTGAGATGTTGCATTCATGTGGGATAGCAGAGTCATCAACAACTTGCACTAGCATGTACTAGCATGTCCAGTCAGCACTAGCATGTACTAGCATGTCCAGTCAGTGCAACAGaagttaagttaagttataCTGTATAGTcctgttcatacacacactaggAGCACACCCACAAtcggagcacacatacacacccggagcagtgggcaATTGGCCTTAATCCGGCGCCCGGGGAGCagttgggggttaggtgccttgctcaagggcacctcatccatggatgtggatgtgggagaGCACTGTTCAATCACTcaccccacccacattttttccTACCAGTCAGGGATCGGACCGGCCCCCCTTCGGCCACAAGTCTGAtttcctaaccagtaggccagtgCATTACAACCCAGCTGAGAAACACTGAATATGTGATCAAAGCTTCAAAAAGCTGAGAAAACTGAATTACTTTGTAATTAAatgataaataatacattttgtgtgtgtatatccagcatattactgtcaaacTATCCAACCTTATCACAAACATTTTATTACAAAACCAGTTTACAGATTAGCAATCTGAAGTAATTCAAATGAACTGTGATTGTCAATCAAGTACATAGTAAATGTGGACACTCAAGACAAAAAATGGGGCCTACTCTTTGTTGTAGTACAGCCTCCAACCACTAGGTGTCAGCACTCACCAGCCGGCTGATctcctcctgtctgtctggTGCAGAGCGGGCTGTGGCTTTGATCATGGTGGAGGTCTGATTATCAGTCAGTTTCTTAATGCAGCGCTGACCTGCTACTATGTTACAAACCTGTCGGGggagaaaacaacaaaacaaaagtgttTCAGATTCACCCAACATGCGGAACAGGTCAATCCCATTCGTTAGTGGGACGTTAGGGGCTGATATTTGACTCCTGGCGTGGCTCACCTCCAGGGGCAAGTAGGTGTGCTTCTgctcctgccccacctgcaggCAGGGCAGGTGGGGGTACTTGAGCTGCAGATTGTACTTCTGCTTGAAATACTGGGCCACCGTGCACTCCACTGTCTGCCCACTCTCCAACTGGAGGGGAAACCTGGAGGGGAAACAAGAAGAACGTAAACAAAAGGAAACATCTGAAAACTGAGATGAGAAAGGGAACGTTGTCTAGTTTGTGTGGCACCGATATAATGGGTGTTAGTGAATGGCAAATGCAGTTTTCATTAGAATTTAAGGTCTTTATTTTTCTtaatttaaaggaaaattccagtatttagcactttgagtcccttttctggtttgatttggatcaaagtgctaaataccggaattttcctttaaggtcTTAATTTAAggtcttaatttttttttaattcagaaGATAATTCCAAATTAAGCTTTTCGACTATATCCTGCTTATCTATATTCCAAGATGAGAGGATTTCTTTGTCTGAAGGTGACTGTGCGGCGAGAAACACGTGCAGACAGGTGTGAGCAGACTCACGTCTGGTGGCTGGCGGGCCGACGTGTGACGTTGCAGACGCGGTACTTCCTCTTCATCTGACCACAGTGCGTCACCTCCACCTTCAGACCTgccaacagtcacacacacacacacgagcacacacacacacatgcacgcatcaGACAGGCCATACCCCAGCTGTTTCAGCTATAGGAGGTAAATAATAGTGTAGtgcagtagtagtaatagtagcagTACCAGTTATAGGCCCACCTTTGATCTCCTTGGTGAAGCGGACCCTCTGGGAGTCGGTGAGTGTTTTGGGCTGCTCGTCGATGTTACGGATGTCCAGGACCTCACACATGAACTCGATAACTGGCTGTGCTTTGTAGAAGGCCGTGGCAGACACTGCAGCGGGGAAGAGCACCAACCAAGTCAGTCAAAGGTCCCAACATCGGCTGTGCCGAGATTAAATAAACTACGCTTGGCATGCTTCTCTCCTCAAGATATCAGAATGATACTCCATTTACGCAATGTTAACTAAACTTTCTTTGTGCACATGAAGGGGAAGGTTTGCCAACACAGGCTGAGTTTATGATCAATTGGTTCATGCAGCACTTTCTTATTACCCGTGGAATGCAGACAAAAATGAGTTGCTTTAAAGAGCTGCAGGAGACCTGGCTTGGAGGCCAGGTGGGGTGACTGCCCTCTCCCTTTGCTGCATAACTCATACTGACAGCACTCCGTCACAACTGTCAACAAGCCCCTCATGCCTTTTTACCACCAGGGTGTTAAAGTTTATTTAATCTCTTTAAAGCAACTAATTATTTTACTGCATTCCTCATGGGAGGGAATATCTTTCATAATGACAATCAGGAGAAGCAGAAGGATTTTGACGGTCAGACTTTGACTTTAGACATCCTCACACAGCGAAATGATAGATTGTGGACAGTGAGGCAGTTCAAATATAGATGGATTAATCAGGAAGTTACATCATACATCACTACATTACTCTTGAAGTTACCTGGGCAAACCAGCAAGCTCACTTGGTGGTGCAGGACACAGGTGTGTTACTGCTATCTGATCCTCCGCTAGTGTGGACCTCAGAGGACCAGCTACTCACCGTCTATGTTGAGCATCATCTTCCACATGGCTGGCCTGACCGACTGATGGAAGCCGAACCACACCTCCCTGCCTCCGCCCAGGGGGTGGTAATACCCCTCCGGGGGGGAGAAGAAGGACCGACCCACCGGCGTGTACCTTCACGAGGAGAACCGGAGGGTTAGAGCACTGGGAACCCGCCCTTTGCATTCCCATAGCGTCTGGCTAGAAGCAGTGAGCAATGGCAGGGCCATGCTGGATTACTGGATTACTAATTTACAGTGTGCTGAAAGGAACCAAATGTGGAGGTGTATaatagaggagaaagagggCAGCATCGCTGAAAATCCCTCAACTTCATACATTGAAGACACTTTCAAACAGTTCTAACCCTAGGAAATGTATACTAGTTGGTGTACACTGTGTTCACTGCTTGAACATGACATTGAGTCATTGAGGTAGAATGTGTTAAAGGCATTCTAAgcatgttgggtaacgtcacttctgttgatattcaaacaaaacagagagctagcttgctcactgctccctcccgtgcaattgaaacccTAAACGTGCATCTTGTCGGTAACTGgctgtttgttatgtttttatggtccaggttggACCAGGTTGATTTGGTggcatttttggagcctgggctgtccacagagaccgcgTTTTTTTTACAGCgtattcagggcacagacaGCAAGCAGATGATGAGGTGATGTTtgttgtatgtgacaaaaaaaatgttttagcttagaaaccatgtaacattgcttagagcgcctttaacagaggaagagagagagagtgagaaataagaggaagagagggaggacaagataaagggagagtgagaaagagagagtgagaaagagagtgagaaagagagatagatagatagatagatagatagatagatagatagatagatagatagatagatagatagatagatactttattgatccccaggggatctccccagagagagtgataaagagagagtgaggaagagagagtgataaagaGTGTTGAGGGAGGAGACGCACCTCatgaaggaagagagggaggaaaagataaagagagagtgataaagaGAGTGTTGAGAGAGGAGACGCACCTCATGGAGGCCAGGTGTCGCATGGCCACGTCCAGCGCCTGCACCGAGTCCAGGGGCACCTGCAGCCGGCCGCTCACCAGCGTCTCCTGAAGCAGCCGCCATGACACTTTGGCCAGCCAGCGAATGGACACCTTGAAGATGCGGTCCTTCCCCTCACCCGGGATGGTTACCTCAAAGTCCACCTGGTGcagcagggggagagggggagggggtgtagaGAAGAAGAGAGCGATGAGGCGGGTAGAAAATGGGTTTGTAGACATGCAGTCATACATCAGAGAGACATAGGTGTTTGTATGCATGAGGTTTCGGGGGTTCTGCGTCGGGGTTGGTTTGCATCGTGGTGCATTTCATCAGCATAACACTAGGGGATGTGTGGCTTCGAAGTTCTGTGCTGTCTGTGTCGCTCACCACCGAAACAGTACTCAGAATGGCAAACCCCATAGACTGTCGTGCTGAAATATTAATCgtatttgtttggccttttcttgcttagattttgtaaaAAGTATTGAGAAATAGACAGTAAAATTCATTGACCTAGTTCTTGTAACCAGAAAATAAGTCTGAGGTTATTTGCGAGGTGTCTGCCAGCCAGTTTATGTTATGTTAGCAAACAAACTTTAGCACAACTGCCCAAAAGTACTGCTTGCTGGCAGTGCTAATTTCAAAACGTTATTGACATTGAGACACTTTACAATCGGATAACcccgtcattgtaaccaaaatatatctGAGTTTATTTGTAAAGCTTCTGTCAGTGAACTAGCATGTTGCTACTCCCCACAGTAGGCTGCTATCAACACACAGgacgagttgaccaatcacagtccttGTGGTCTGCGTCGCCTCGACGTGAGGTTACACATTTTTGGAGGTGCACGAGGGCTCAGAGCGGGGTTGGCGGCGACACAGAGGCGTCTGCGGTGGAACACCTTCGattcgacgcagaagcataaatcagccttaaaggcagagcagagagagaaaggaaatgataaattagaaagaaatgaagaaagaaatgaaggaaggaaagaaggaaggaaagaaggaaggaaggaaagaaggaaggaccaaaagaaagaaaaaaatgacatgCCAAGTGTGTTAAGTATGTGTTGCCCATGTTGTCCATGCCTTGCCTACCTTCTCGCTACCAATAGGCAGAGCCAGCACAGTGTAGATGTTCTTCTTGCCGTCGTACACCGGCTTCCGGTCACCGAACAGCTGAGGCTTGAAGTGCTGCACCATGTACTCCACTACCTCTCTGTGGGGGAAGCATCAGATCAGACCCATGTACTCCACTACCTCACTGTGGGGGAAGCATCAGATCAGACCCATGTACTCCACTACCTCTCTGTGGGGGAAGCATCAGATCCATGTCAGGTTCAGATCTCTACTCCCCCCCCCAGCTATTATACTGCCTGCTCACACACATCCGCTCTAGAGACTTGTGATGCAAAATGCATTGATTATCTTACTGGAGTATTTACAGAACCAAGTGGGAGATTTTTATGGCTATTGATCTGGTCCCACTGTTTATCACCTCGGTACAACAACCAATAATGGAGCGCTTGTGTGAACACTGAAGATAGAATAGGATGCGTTGCTATAAGAATAGGATGCGTTGCTATGAGAATACACAGAGTAAAATGTCCTGGTCAGAACAGAGAAAATGTTGAAACACTTTAAGCATGTACCACTAACACTTAGGGATGCACAATATTATCAGTACCACATTGGCAGATAACAGCTTACAAATTATCAGCATGTCCCTGCAAATAGCATCAGTGGGGCTCGTCTGGGACTAACCTTAATCCACAATCAAGACGGCAGCAGCCTAATGTGAATTGTTATACATGGAAGGTGAAAGCAGGTGATCACTGTGACACAAAATTCTAATACATCTATCCAACAATAGCCTGACCAGGCCTGATTGAAGTGCTTACAAGCCCTGTTCAGAAACACACCTAGCCAATCAAGAGACACTCCCAGCCATGTTCCCCACCCTTCTTTctctcatacacgcacacacgcgcgcacacacacacaaacacacacacacacacacacacacacacacacacacacacacacacacaggggtacgTCAAGCCCCAGTCTAGGCCGGAAGGTCTAAGATTTTCTCAGAGGATGGTCTAGTCATGTAATTAACTGAATTTGGGAACAACATGCAAGAAGCCTTTTATCTACTTATTTCTGGGCCAGGCTGTTTACAACTGAGGAGGATCAAGCTTCAGTCATCAGATCAAGCCTGTtactcttagtgtgtgtgtgtgtgtgtgtgtgtg is a genomic window of Alosa sapidissima isolate fAloSap1 chromosome 10, fAloSap1.pri, whole genome shotgun sequence containing:
- the ago1 gene encoding protein argonaute-1 isoform X3 — translated: MVQHFKPQLFGDRKPVYDGKKNIYTVLALPIGSEKVDFEVTIPGEGKDRIFKVSIRWLAKVSWRLLQETLVSGRLQVPLDSVQALDVAMRHLASMRYTPVGRSFFSPPEGYYHPLGGGREVWFGFHQSVRPAMWKMMLNIDVSATAFYKAQPVIEFMCEVLDIRNIDEQPKTLTDSQRVRFTKEIKGGPITGLKVEVTHCGQMKRKYRVCNVTRRPASHQTFPLQLESGQTVECTVAQYFKQKYNLQLKYPHLPCLQVGQEQKHTYLPLEVCNIVAGQRCIKKLTDNQTSTMIKATARSAPDRQEEISRLMKNANFNLDPYIQEFGIKVKDDMAEVTGRVLPAPILQYGGRNRAIATPNQGVWDMRGKQFYNGIEIKVWAIACFAPQKQCREEVLKNFTDQLRKISKDAGMPIQGQPCFCKYAQGADSVEPMFRHLKNTYAGLQLIIVILPGKTPVYAEVKRVGDTLLGMATQCVQVKNVVKTSPQTLSNLCLKINVKLGGINNILVPHQRSAVFQQPVIFLGADVTHPPAGDGKKPSITAVVGSMDAHPSRYCATVRVQRPRQEIIEDLSYMVRELLIQFYKSTRFKPTRIIFYRDGVPEGQLPQILHYELLAIRDACIKLEKDYQPGITYIVVQKRHHTRLFCADKSERIGKSGNIPAGTTVDTSITHPFEFDFYLCSHAGIQGTSRPSHYYVLWDDNRFTADELQILTYQLCHTYVRCTRSVSIPAPAYYARLVAFRARYHLVDKEHDSGEGSHVSGQSNGRDPQALAKAVQIHHDTLRTMYFA
- the ago1 gene encoding protein argonaute-1 isoform X2, with translation MEPGPSGAVPMGPYPPPLQQVFQAPRRPGMGTVGKPIKLLANYFEVEIPKMDVYHYEVDIKPDKCPRRVNREVVEYMVQHFKPQLFGDRKPVYDGKKNIYTVLALPIGSEKVDFEVTIPGEGKDRIFKVSIRWLAKVSWRLLQETLVSGRLQVPLDSVQALDVAMRHLASMRYTPVGRSFFSPPEGYYHPLGGGREVWFGFHQSVRPAMWKMMLNIDVSATAFYKAQPVIEFMCEVLDIRNIDEQPKTLTDSQRVRFTKEIKGLKVEVTHCGQMKRKYRVCNVTRRPASHQTFPLQLESGQTVECTVAQYFKQKYNLQLKYPHLPCLQVGQEQKHTYLPLEVCNIVAGQRCIKKLTDNQTSTMIKATARSAPDRQEEISRLMKNANFNLDPYIQEFGIKVKDDMAEVTGRVLPAPILQYGGRNRAIATPNQGVWDMRGKQFYNGIEIKVWAIACFAPQKQCREEVLKNFTDQLRKISKDAGMPIQGQPCFCKYAQGADSVEPMFRHLKNTYAGLQLIIVILPGKTPVYAEVKRVGDTLLGMATQCVQVKNVVKTSPQTLSNLCLKINVKLGGINNILVPHQRSAVFQQPVIFLGADVTHPPAGDGKKPSITAVVGSMDAHPSRYCATVRVQRPRQEIIEDLSYMVRELLIQFYKSTRFKPTRIIFYRDGVPEGQLPQILHYELLAIRDACIKLEKDYQPGITYIVVQKRHHTRLFCADKSERIGKSGNIPAGTTVDTSITHPFEFDFYLCSHAGIQGTSRPSHYYVLWDDNRFTADELQILTYQLCHTYVRCTRSVSIPAPAYYARLVAFRARYHLVDKEHDSGEGSHVSGQSNGRDPQALAKAVQIHHDTLRTMYFA
- the ago1 gene encoding protein argonaute-1 isoform X1 → MEPGPSGAVPMGPYPPPLQQVFQAPRRPGMGTVGKPIKLLANYFEVEIPKMDVYHYEVDIKPDKCPRRVNREVVEYMVQHFKPQLFGDRKPVYDGKKNIYTVLALPIGSEKVDFEVTIPGEGKDRIFKVSIRWLAKVSWRLLQETLVSGRLQVPLDSVQALDVAMRHLASMRYTPVGRSFFSPPEGYYHPLGGGREVWFGFHQSVRPAMWKMMLNIDVSATAFYKAQPVIEFMCEVLDIRNIDEQPKTLTDSQRVRFTKEIKGGPITGLKVEVTHCGQMKRKYRVCNVTRRPASHQTFPLQLESGQTVECTVAQYFKQKYNLQLKYPHLPCLQVGQEQKHTYLPLEVCNIVAGQRCIKKLTDNQTSTMIKATARSAPDRQEEISRLMKNANFNLDPYIQEFGIKVKDDMAEVTGRVLPAPILQYGGRNRAIATPNQGVWDMRGKQFYNGIEIKVWAIACFAPQKQCREEVLKNFTDQLRKISKDAGMPIQGQPCFCKYAQGADSVEPMFRHLKNTYAGLQLIIVILPGKTPVYAEVKRVGDTLLGMATQCVQVKNVVKTSPQTLSNLCLKINVKLGGINNILVPHQRSAVFQQPVIFLGADVTHPPAGDGKKPSITAVVGSMDAHPSRYCATVRVQRPRQEIIEDLSYMVRELLIQFYKSTRFKPTRIIFYRDGVPEGQLPQILHYELLAIRDACIKLEKDYQPGITYIVVQKRHHTRLFCADKSERIGKSGNIPAGTTVDTSITHPFEFDFYLCSHAGIQGTSRPSHYYVLWDDNRFTADELQILTYQLCHTYVRCTRSVSIPAPAYYARLVAFRARYHLVDKEHDSGEGSHVSGQSNGRDPQALAKAVQIHHDTLRTMYFA